The Ornithodoros turicata isolate Travis chromosome 9, ASM3712646v1, whole genome shotgun sequence genome includes a region encoding these proteins:
- the LOC135368790 gene encoding fatty acid CoA ligase Acsl3-like gives MGADTAAPLHLGEYSPALSPQNFADRGVFLTWTIQAVRVDKSSPYSPLQRTTLDVLGAMFAGVETVDTIIRRSVQKHGLKTCLGTRQVKDEFRDMVKGKSMVKYSLGEYRWTTYKEMDAKVEAIGRGLFALGVAPRTNIVIFAETREEWLMTALACFRNCIIVCTIYATLGDDGIVHGVTETGVRVIITSEELLQRLQGLMPRMPKVTHVVYMPAKGKPGAIPPMGHVQVLPFEYLLSHAGPADANKGATPNGKDIAVVMYTSGSTGNPKGVMITNENIVALLRGLGNVVARYGKDETLIGFLPLAHVMEIAAECVFLAMGWRIGYSSPFTLTDKGTALKDGTPGDSAVLKPTIMIAVPLLLSRIHKAIEEAVASKSYIGRSVFQFGLDYKTFWRERGFSTPIANAIIFAKTKQILGGRIKVIASASAPLSTDTQKLLTNCLDCPIVQGYGLTETTAAATLQDPDDISVGIVGAPLTGVYVRLADWEEGGYHATDTPNPRGEVVVGGPTVTAGYYNRPDLTKQSYEEINNIRWFFTGDIGEFLPNGDLKIIDRKKDLVKLQYGEYISLGKVEVALKTSPLVDNACVYANSLSMFAVALIEPNEKALRALADTLHIPDKTPFNDLCTNRILRTAFTTTLTTQCKSAGLVKFEIPRVYKLCKERWTPENELVTAALKIRRVQLCKFYEADIAALYEEGERSD, from the exons ATGGGTGCCGATACAGCAGCACCATTACACCTGGGCGAGTATTCTCCGGCCCTGAGCCCTCAGAATTTTGCTGACAGGGGTGTCTTCTTGACTTGGACAATACAGGCAGTACGCGTGGACAAGAGCAGCCCGTACTCTCCTCTACAACGGACGACGTTGGATGTCCTGGGGGCTATGTTCGCTGGGGTGGAAACTGTTGATACGATCATTCGCCGGAGCGTCCAGAAGCACGGCCTTAAAACCTGCTTGGGAACGCGTCAGGTGAAAGACGAGTTCCGTGATATGGTCAAGGGGAAATCTATGGTGAAG TACTCTCTGGGAGAATACCGCTGGACGACATATAAGGAAATGGACGCTAAAGTGGAAGCTATTGGTCGGGGACTCTTTGCGCTCGGCGTTGCGCCTCGCACCAACATCGTCATATTTGCCGAGACTAGAGAGGAATGGCTAATGACGGCCCTGGCTTGTTTTCGAAACTGCATTATAG TTTGTACCATCTATGCTACTCTGGGTGACGACGGTATTGTACACGGCGTCACAGAAACAGGAGTGAGGGTAATCATCACATCGGAAGAACTTCTGCAGCGGTTGCAA GGTCTCATGCCCCGTATGCCCAAGGTAACACACGTGGTCTACATGCCAGCCAAAGGAAAGCCCGGCGCGATCCCTCCGATGGGCCATGTTCAAGTTCTGCCATTCGAGTACTTACTCTCGCATGCAG GTCCCGCGGATGCGAATAAGGGTGCCACGCCAAATGGCAAAGACATAGCAGTTGTCATGTACACGAGCGGATCCACAGGAAATCCGAAAG GCGTGATGATTACGAATGAGAATATCGTGGCCCTTCTTCGTGGATTAGGAAACGTTGTGGCCCGTTACGG GAAGGACGAAACCTTGATTGGCTTTCTGCCTCTCGCACACGTTATGGAAATCGCTGCTG aatgcgTGTTCCTAGCAATGGGATGGCGTATTGGGTACTCCAGTCCTTTTACATTGACCGACAAG GGTACCGCACTGAAGGACGGCACGCCTGGAGACTCCGCTGTGCTCAAGCCTACGATTATGATTGCAGTACCA CTTCTGCTGAGCCGCATCCACAAAGCTATCGAAGAGGCGGTCGCAAGCAAAAGCTACATCGGTCGATCCGTATTTCAATTTGGACTCGACTACAAGACGTTCTGGAGAGAACGCGGTTTTTCGACTCCCATTGCCAACGC GATAATCTTTGCGAAAACCAAACAGATCCTAGGCGGTCGCATAAAAGTCATAGCCAGCGCATCAGCGCCGCTGTCCACTGACACTCAGAAGCTGCTTACGAACTGCCTGGACTGTCCCATCGTGCAAGGCTATGGACTCACCGAGACCACAGCTGCGGCTACGCTGCAGGATC CTGACGATATTTCTGTCGGTATTGTTGGTGCTCCCTTGACGGGCGTTTACGTCAGGCTGGCTGACTGGGAAGAAG GTGGCTACCATGCCACTGACACACCTAATCCCAGAGGCGAAGTCGTCGTCGGGGGACCGACGGTGACTGCTGGATACTACAACCGACCTGACCTCACTAAACAGTCGTACGAGGAGATCAACAACATTCGCTGGTTCTTTACAGGAGACATTGGAGAGTTTCTGCCTAACGGAGACCTCAAAATTATTG ATCGCAAAAAGGACCTCGTTAAACTGCAATACGGAGAGTACATCTCACTCGGCAAAGTGGAAGTGGCTCTGAAGACGAGCCCCCTGGTGGACAACGCCTGCGTCTACGCCAATTCTTTGAGTATGTTTGCGGTGGCTTTGATCGAGCCCAACGAAAAGGCTCTGCGGGCTCTCGCAGACACGTTGCACATTCCGGATAAGACACCTTTCAATGACCTGTGCACTAACCGGATTCTACGCACCGCTTTTACGACTACACTTACTACGCAATGCAAGAGCG CTGGCCTCGTCAAGTTTGAGATTCCGAGGGTGTACAAATTGTGCAAGGAGCGTTGGACCCCGGAGAACGAGCTCGTGACAGCTGCCCTCAAGATTCGACGCGTGCAATTATGCAAGTTCTACGAGGCCGACATTGCAGCCTTGTACGAGGAGGGAGAACGTTCCGACTAG